Within the Sarcophilus harrisii chromosome 2, mSarHar1.11, whole genome shotgun sequence genome, the region TGACTCCCTAAGAAATACCTTCTATACCCATTGTTAAATCTAAGGAATTATTTGAACTTCAGTATATAATTCTCAATTCtgtgaaaaatttttttacacattCATCTTATTTTAAGCTCATAACTTTACCAGAACTATTAGGAAatcatttctcccattttacagacaagaaaattgaAGGTTAGTGACTTACATAAATCCACATATTTATTTGAATTAGGATAAAATTCTATCATGCAATCCAACTCCCTCCAGTGAGAAGATATTGAAATAAATCCATATTACAAAGACTGGTTGGGAAACAAAGGAACACACAAGATTTTAGAGTAGCTGTTGTATGCTCTCCTTCTCTGCTATGCTCTATGTCTTGGAAATAATTATGTTTGTTCTTCATAGTAAACTGGTGAGATTGGCAAGACAGtgattattatctctgttttgctcataaggaaactgaggttcaaactatgtgacttatctaaagtcacatTACAAGCAAGAAGCAGAACTAGGCTTAAAGTCTAAATCTTGTGAATcctggtgctctttccattattccTCATGACTTCCCTTCATTAATTACCCTGGCCAAATGGTAGACTCCTAGAGATTAGAAAATATCTTAGTCTTCTTTGTATCCTCCAAAGGGCCTATTATAATTGAGCATTCAATATAAACTTGATAAATTTAAGGAAATTGAATTTCTGGACTGGTGAAGCTGAATCATGCctatttgccatttacttttttttccttgctgaggcaattggggttaagtgatttgcccagggtcacacaccaggaagggttaagtgtctgagagcagattctaactcgggtcctcctgacttcagggccggtgctctgtccactgcaccccCCCTAGCTCCCGTTGCCATTTACCTTTTGCCAGGGCTCTGAAAGTGGTCTCTTCTTCCCACAGGGAAGCCTCTGTTGGCCATGGCCACCAGCGACTCTCATCCAGAGTGCCAGCCCACGTCGACTCTCCACGGCCAGCCCCTGTCCAAGAGCTCCTCCAGTCTACTGACTGACAGACCAGCCAGTGGGCAGGAACTCCGCAAGAGTGTCAGTAGTACCGTCTGCCCAAGTCCTACCGGGGAGGCTGAGCCGAGCCAGTTGGCTGGAGAGGGTGTCGTGGGGACCGCAGCGGAATGCGAAGTGGGAAGTCCATTGGGAGCAGGGAGCCCAGAGCAGGCACCCTGCCCCTGGCAGGACAAGAGCTCCGCCTTCCGTTCCAAGAGCAGCACTGTTGGAAATGTGTACTCCATGGGGGAGAGGGAGCTGTCCCCTTCGAGCCTGGGGGTGCCAGGGGTGGTCGTGCAGCGGAGCCATTCGGATCTAGCCTCGGGGTGCCGGCATCTCAGCCTCAACGTTCCCATGGAGGCCAGCGTGAGCTGCTCTGCCCTGGGGTCCTCGCCAAGTGAAAGAAGCAATCTCCTTCCCAAGAGCGTGTTCATGCAGAAGCCTGGCCTGGGGCACTATGACAGTACGGACTCTGACAAACAGCTGCCTTTCCCAGGGTCGACTGATGATGTGGGAGGGGATCTGCTCTCCCAAGGTGGTGAGGCTGCTGGGGATGCAGAAGTCATCCTACCCGCCTCTGTGCCTGGGAACAGCTCTAGGAGTGACTCAATTCAGGACCCAGGGGCTAGGACCCAAGGCAGCACCCCGCCTTGCTCTGTGCCCATGGCTCCTGGCCACATCCACACCGCCTCTTCTCCCTACTGCCCGCGGCAGGCAGAGAGTGCTGTGAGGACGAATGATACCCACTCAGCCTACTGCCACCCCCTGCCCATCCCGTCCCTGCAGGTTGGCCCTGGGATGCTGTGCCCCATGAATGAAATGGGCGTCCCTGGATGCTGCCATGTCCTGTCTACACCAGAGATCCTGCCATTTCCCAAGCTGGTGTCCTCTGTGAGTGAATCTGGCCTCCATAACCAGCACTTGGTTAGGTACCACCGCCTGGCGGAAGAGGCGCCAGTTTGCATCCATTGTTATGCTCCGAACAAGTGCCCACAGCAGGAATCCATTGCAGGTTCTGCGCTCCTGGCAAACCCATCAACTCCAGACCCTGTCACCAAGACCAAAGATGTGTCCACCATGACTTCCATTGGCGACCTAGCACTGGGGCCGTTGAGCTCTCTGCAGTGCAGGGATGCTGAGGTACAGACAGCTCCATCCACAGCCTGCAAGGCTGTGGCCACCAGTCCCTCTCCACTCAAAGACCAGGTGCCCCCCCATGTATTCCCAGAGGTGAACttagaggtcagcagagaggaGCCCAAGTCCCCAGTGCGTGAGGTCAGGTGGGATGAAGAGGGGATGACCTGGGAGGTATATGGAGCTTCAGTTGATCCAGAAGTTCTGGGCCTGGCCATCCAGAAACATCTGGAGATTCAGATTGAACAGTTCCAGACAGTTCCCTCGAAAGAGGGTACCCAACCAGGTGGTGAGGAGGCCCTgattaaggaggggaaaagaaggccCTTTCGAACCATGATCCAGTCCCTGAGACGTCCCAGTTGCTGTGTCCACTCAAGCACAGCTGTGGAATAACAAGGATACcctttcctttgtattctcagaCTTTCTGGGAATGACTGGTTCCCTCTGCTATAGAAGATGcattattcaggaaaaaaaaatcattacaaagCCCTCTGGGATTGGGATGCCAGCCTGGATGGAtaagaagtgtctgagacagTCACTTAATTAGCAACACTCCCAGTCAACTCaagtgggaggaaaaaagaaagagatgggaaTTGTCAGTTGACTGCCATTGAAAAATCTCTGCCTGTTGACTCATCACCCATCTCTGCCTTCCTGTGCTGGAGCTAGACTCCAGCTCATCTATTTAGGTGCCATAAGCACTGAGGAGTATTTCTGGGTTTTTAAAGAGTCTGTTACTGCATCTCTACTTAATGGGGACTAAGctttcaaatttagcttcaaaatgttcttttttgttttcagtgtTACGTTGGTTAACCTCATTTCAGACCTAATGCTGTAGTCTTATGAAACCTCAAAACCAAATGTGAGCCCTCTCCATAACCCCCCTCCACCTGATTGTGATTGCCTTTCCGTCATTGCTCAGTTAATGAATTACTAAGTTGCTCGGGGACTTCTGTTAGTTCTGAGTTATTTCTTCACTACAGGTAGAATGAACTGTTTCCTAAAGAAAGGCCTGcttcagaaaacatttaattgCAGTATGTGTGACCTGTGCCTGGGACTTACTTTGTGAATAGACAGGACAGTTAGTGATATCTGATTTCAGAGGTATCAGTAAATCCTGTGGTTTGATTTCAGAGACACCTGAAAAGAATCTCTGTCCCCTTAATATTTGTAAACCAGTTTGCAATTCCATGATTGGAGCATCATTCCTTTAGCTTGAGACTCTCTGGCACTTGTTAAAATGCAAATGCTCCCTGAAGAAGGGTGTCACACATTAAGCCTTATGTGAGTGTGTACATCTCGGTATGATTAAGTTTGTCAGCTCCTTTTTGGACAACACATTTGGTAGGAAAGTAGAGACAAAAGTGCTGGGGTGCACAGGAAGTCCCACCTTTCATAAATGTGATCACGTCACGATCTTGAGAAATTATAGCATATAAACGTAGCTTACATTCAAAGGGGCAATCTCTCCCTTTACTCTCCCAAGTCCAAGGACCAGGGGTATCATCCTGTCATTTTTGTAGTTCCCCACAGAAACTTAGCTCATAGCTTTTACATAGCAAGCTGCAAACCCCCAGGTGTTGCCTTTTTAACGATGCTGGtggggattttgttttgtttcttgacaTTGCATGGCTCACATTGCTGAATGTGGGGCAGGGTCTGGTCCCTGGCACAAGAGGCACTTCAGGGGGAGTGCATGCATTGTAAAGCGTCTCCCATGGTCCTGGCCACAGATGGATTGTCATGTTTTCAAGTGGGCTCTCAAGGTCTTTCTGGATCTTCCCATGTGGATCATGGAATATGGATGGATACCAGTCTCTGCCTGCAAATCTGCCGTTTttaaactgggaaaattggatctagaggagaaACTAATGCTCACATTTCCCTTTTGTTTGGGGGAAAGATCTGAGCCTTgggttcttgacttt harbors:
- the GPRIN2 gene encoding G protein-regulated inducer of neurite outgrowth 2, with amino-acid sequence MATSDSHPECQPTSTLHGQPLSKSSSSLLTDRPASGQELRKSVSSTVCPSPTGEAEPSQLAGEGVVGTAAECEVGSPLGAGSPEQAPCPWQDKSSAFRSKSSTVGNVYSMGERELSPSSLGVPGVVVQRSHSDLASGCRHLSLNVPMEASVSCSALGSSPSERSNLLPKSVFMQKPGLGHYDSTDSDKQLPFPGSTDDVGGDLLSQGGEAAGDAEVILPASVPGNSSRSDSIQDPGARTQGSTPPCSVPMAPGHIHTASSPYCPRQAESAVRTNDTHSAYCHPLPIPSLQVGPGMLCPMNEMGVPGCCHVLSTPEILPFPKLVSSVSESGLHNQHLVRYHRLAEEAPVCIHCYAPNKCPQQESIAGSALLANPSTPDPVTKTKDVSTMTSIGDLALGPLSSLQCRDAEVQTAPSTACKAVATSPSPLKDQVPPHVFPEVNLEVSREEPKSPVREVRWDEEGMTWEVYGASVDPEVLGLAIQKHLEIQIEQFQTVPSKEGTQPGGEEALIKEGKRRPFRTMIQSLRRPSCCVHSSTAVE